In Thunnus thynnus chromosome 4, fThuThy2.1, whole genome shotgun sequence, a genomic segment contains:
- the cldn19 gene encoding claudin-19 isoform X2, protein MANSGLQLLGYFLALGGWIGIISTTALPQWKQSSYAGDAIITAVGLYEGLWMSCASQSTGQVQCKIFDSMLSLDIHIQTCRALMVVSVLLGFIGMIVSVVGMKCTKVGDNNPATKTRIAVTGGALFLLAGLCTLVSVSWYATQVSYQFFNPNTPPNARYEFGSALFVGWAAASLTVLGGSLLCCSCSKDDMRVQQYYRQSQPSTAREAELLSETSFPD, encoded by the exons ATGGCCAACTCAGGTCTCCAGTTGTTGGGTTATTTCCTGGCATTGGGTGGCTGGATCGGCATCATCTCCACCACCGCTTTGCCCCAGTGGAAGCAGTCATCGTACGCCGGTGATGCCATCATCACAGCTGTGGGTCTGTATGAGGGGCTGTGGATGAGCTGCGCCTCGCAGAGCACAGGACAGGTGCAGTGCAAGATCTTTGACTCCATGCTCTCGCTGGACA TCCACATCCAGACATGTCGGGCCCTGATGGTGGTGTCAGTACTGCTGGGCTTTATCGGTATGATCGTCAGCGTGGTGGGCATGAAGTGTACAAAGGTGGGAGATAACAACCCGGCCACCAAGACCCGCATCGCTGTGACTGGAGGAGCTCTCTTCCTTCTTGCAG GTCTATGTACACTGGTGTCTGTGTCCTGGTATGCCACTCAGGTGTCCTATCAGTTCTTCAACCCAAATACACCGCCCAACGCCAG GTATGAGTTTGGCTCGGCCCTATTTGTGGGCTGGGCGGCGGCCAGTCTGACAGTACTGGGCGGCTCCTTGCTGTGCTGCTCCTGCTCCAAAGACGACATGAGAGTGCAGCAATATTATCGCCAATCACAGCCTTCCACAGCCAGGGA GGCAGAGTTGTTGAGTGAAACTAGTTTCCCTGACTGA
- the cldn19 gene encoding claudin-19 isoform X1 — protein sequence MANSGLQLLGYFLALGGWIGIISTTALPQWKQSSYAGDAIITAVGLYEGLWMSCASQSTGQVQCKIFDSMLSLDIHIQTCRALMVVSVLLGFIGMIVSVVGMKCTKVGDNNPATKTRIAVTGGALFLLAGLCTLVSVSWYATQVSYQFFNPNTPPNARYEFGSALFVGWAAASLTVLGGSLLCCSCSKDDMRVQQYYRQSQPSTAREPNVKSTPPEKREQYL from the exons ATGGCCAACTCAGGTCTCCAGTTGTTGGGTTATTTCCTGGCATTGGGTGGCTGGATCGGCATCATCTCCACCACCGCTTTGCCCCAGTGGAAGCAGTCATCGTACGCCGGTGATGCCATCATCACAGCTGTGGGTCTGTATGAGGGGCTGTGGATGAGCTGCGCCTCGCAGAGCACAGGACAGGTGCAGTGCAAGATCTTTGACTCCATGCTCTCGCTGGACA TCCACATCCAGACATGTCGGGCCCTGATGGTGGTGTCAGTACTGCTGGGCTTTATCGGTATGATCGTCAGCGTGGTGGGCATGAAGTGTACAAAGGTGGGAGATAACAACCCGGCCACCAAGACCCGCATCGCTGTGACTGGAGGAGCTCTCTTCCTTCTTGCAG GTCTATGTACACTGGTGTCTGTGTCCTGGTATGCCACTCAGGTGTCCTATCAGTTCTTCAACCCAAATACACCGCCCAACGCCAG GTATGAGTTTGGCTCGGCCCTATTTGTGGGCTGGGCGGCGGCCAGTCTGACAGTACTGGGCGGCTCCTTGCTGTGCTGCTCCTGCTCCAAAGACGACATGAGAGTGCAGCAATATTATCGCCAATCACAGCCTTCCACAGCCAGGGA ACCAAATGTTAAAAGTACCCCACCAGAGAAAAGGGAGCAGTACTTGTAG
- the LOC137182298 gene encoding claudin-16-like, with product MSRGQTEVLGLLMAVTSLLLLIAAAGKDCWRQGAKDQLTSVGLSSRCRGLWGECVHDSLVGVRTCDVSVSYMEYLPADLLAMRAGLVGMCLLSVVSILIMIPSLRCTTLIPSTLDQGKLMQISGALCVCGGVCGAVGLLWYGVDTYTRYRQEVNLEMPGITYEFGLSYWLMVGSVFCSLTSAVLTIRSVTHMSDAIRMQPRLSHSQSAQTNNVTSISNYKTYV from the exons ATGAGCAGAGGACAGACTGAGGTCCTGGGGCTGCTGATGGCAGTGACAAGCCTGCTGCTGCTAATCGCTGCTGCTGGAAAGGACTGTTGGAGG CAAGGAGCTAAAGACCAGCTGACCTCGGTGGGTCTGAGCTCCCGTTGTCGAGGCCTTTGGGGTGAGTGTGTTCATGACAGTCTGGTCGGGGTGAGGACATGTGATGTATCGGTGTCCTACATGGAGTATCTGCCAG CTGATTTGTTGGCGATGAGAGCAGGGTTGGTGGGGATGTGTTTGCTGTCTGTGGTTTCCATCTTAATCATGATACCCAGCCTGAGGTGCACAACATTAATCCCCAGCACATTGGATCAAGGCAAGCTGATGCAGATCTCTGGcgccctctgtgtgtgtggag gtgtgtgtggtGCAGTGGGCCTGCTTTGGTACGGTGTGGACACTTACACCAgatacagacaggaa GTGAATCTGGAGATGCCAGGAATCACATATGAGTTTGGCCTCTCTTACTGGTTGATGGTGGGAAGTGTGTTCTGCTCTCTGACCTCAGCTGTATTGACAATCAGGAGTGTGACTCATATGAGTGATGCCATAAGGATGCAACCACGACTTTCTCATAGTCAGTCGgcccaaaccaacaatgtcaCGTCAATCTCAAACTACAAGACTTACGTTTAA